Proteins co-encoded in one Camelus bactrianus isolate YW-2024 breed Bactrian camel chromosome 6, ASM4877302v1, whole genome shotgun sequence genomic window:
- the ZFP36L1 gene encoding mRNA decay activator protein ZFP36L1, which yields MTTTLVSATIFDLSEVLCKGNKMLNYSTPSAGGCLLDRKAVGTPAGGGFPRRHSVTLPSSKFHQNQLLSTLKGEPAPALSSRDSRFRDRSFSEGGERLLPTQKQPGSGQVNSSRYKTELCRPFEENGACKYGDKCQFAHGIHELRSLTRHPKYKTELCRTFHTIGFCPYGPRCHFIHNAEERRALAGARDLSADRPRLQHSFSFAGFPSAAATAAATGLLDSPTSITPPPILSADDLLGSPTLPDGTNNPFAFSSQELASLFAPSMGLPGGGSPTTFLFRPMSESPHMFDSPPSPQDSLSDQEGYLSSSSSSHSGSDSPTLDNSRRLPIFSRLSISDD from the coding sequence ggTAACAAGATGCTCAACTACAGTACACCCAGTGCCGGGGGCTGCCTGCTGGACAGGAAGGCGGTGGGCACCCCTGCCGGTGGGGGCTTCCCCCGGAGGCACTCCGTCACCCTGCCCAGCTCCAAGTTCCACCAGAACCAGCTCCTCAGCACCCTCAAGGGCgagccagctccagctctgaGCTCTCGCGACAGCCGCTTCCGAGACCGCTCTTTCTCAGAAGGCGGCGAGCGGCTGCTGCCCACCCAGAAGCAGCCAGGGAGCGGCCAGGTCAACTCCAGCCGCTACAAGACGGAGCTGTGCCGCCCCTTCGAGGAGAACGGCGCCTGTAAGTACGGGGACAAGTGCCAGTTCGCACACGGCATCCATGAGCTCCGAAGTCTGACCCGCCACCCCAAGTACAAGACGGAGCTGTGCCGCACCTTCCACACCATCGGCTTCTGCCCGTATGGGCCCCGCTGCCACTTCATCCACAACGCCGAGGAGCGCCGTGCCCTGGCCGGGGCCCGGGACCTCTCCGCTGACCGTCCCCGCCTCCAGCATAGCTTTAGCTTTGCTGGGTTTCCCAGTGCCGCTGCCACCGCCGCTGCCACGGGGCTGCTGGACAGCCCCACGTCcatcaccccaccccccatcctgAGCGCTGATGACCTCCTGGGCTCACCCACCCTGCCCGATGGCACCAATAACCCCTTCGCCTTCTCCAGCCAGGAGCTGGCGAGCCTCTTTGCCCCTAGCATGGGGCTGCCTGGGGGTGGCTCCCCGACAACCTTCCTCTTCCGGCCCATGTCTGAGTCCCCTCACATGTTTGACTCTCCCCCAAGCCCTCAGGATTCTCTCTCGGACCAGGAGGGCTACCTGAGCAgctccagcagcagccacagtgGCTCAGACTCCCCTACTTTGGACAACTCAAGACGCCTGCCCATTTTCAGCAGACTTTCCATCTCAGATGACTAA